Below is a window of Pangasianodon hypophthalmus isolate fPanHyp1 chromosome 28, fPanHyp1.pri, whole genome shotgun sequence DNA.
ctctctaaaacacacacacacacacacgttgcaAAACCTTAATAATCATATGACTGGATAAATAAGACAGTGCATCTTTCCTTCCCCCTGCAAACCCTCAGGGTGTGTGAGCCATTGCTCTGAAACAGgaaaaccacacacaaacacacaaacacacacacacaaacacacacacacacaaacacacacacacacacacacacacgataatgGATCATGATGTAACATGACAAGTCTCCCTCCCAccctccctcattctctctctctctctttctttctctctctctcactttctttcgttctttttttctttctctctctcactctgactcAAAGACACAGGAAGCTCAGTAAGAGCAGGTCAGGTCACTTCCTGTGCTtgctgatctcagatcagtttAGTGGTTGACTCATCAGGCTCAGTGTCAACAATGAAACTGATCCTGAATCAGATAAtaacttccacacacacacacacacacacacacacacacactgacactgacactgctgCAGAATAAAACGTAAGACCTGACAGTGACAGAgataaaagtgaaattaaaatgaaatgaacagatTTGTCTTTAGTATTTATTACAAATGCAATCACAAACATACACTAATCATCTATTAACAAGTGCACATTATAAAGCAAACAAGtggagcaagtgtgtgtgtgtttgtgtgtgtgtgtgtgtgtgtgcgtttagTCTGATTTGATTGCTGGTTTCTGAAGTGTGTAAAAGACTTCAGTGTGACAACAGAACTCCCCGTTtacactcctctcacactgatgcacctgagagagagagtgagagtgagagagagagacagagagagagagagagacagagagagagagagagagagagagagagaaagagagagaggtattaTTACAGCAGGTTAAAGACTAAATGAAgatgagtgtctgtgtgtaaaatacCTGAAAGTCATTTTCAGTGAGTGGCTCTCCCCTCTTTTCAGAacctgaggagaaaaaacaaagagaagcGTCTCCACACTGGGAATGAGGAACACTGAGACATTAGAACATCTCATGAGTACAGTCTGAGCCTTTATTCTGTAGAAGAACAAAGACTGTGAAgtcttatagaaaattcatcaacagtttctgaccaatcacaatccagaattcaacagcgctgtggtgtgaAGTGAATTCAGATAtttctgttgtgtgtaaatgttgctGACCAACAAAGGATTTTCCAACAGCAGCTTTAATTCCTGTTGTATTTAATGCTGAAACAGTGTTAGTGAttagagcgagtgtgtgagtacctTTAGTGGTGTTTGTGCAGAGGCAGTACACACAGATGGAGGAGAGGAGTGAGgagaggagaacacacacaacacacacactgaacaccagcttcCAGCTAACACTCAGCTCTGATACACTCggctcacacacactgcgaCAGGGTTCtgctgaggaacacacacacacacacacacacacacacacacacacactgaacaccagcttcCAGCTAACACTCGGCTCTGATACACTCGGGGTCGGGGTGCTTGGAGAGAGAGTTAAGCATGGAGAGACCTTCTCTGATGAAAACacataatatttcaaaatatcagCAAAGACAATAAAACTTGAGCAATAAGTGAGTGAAGGAATTATCAGACAATCTTACCGAGTAGAGAGAGTCGAGTGGATCTGTTTCCGTAATGATACACGTCCCTGCTGATGATGACGCCGTTTTTATCCTTTGAAATATTTGTCTCATGTAGAGCGCAGTAGTACAGGCCCAGATCTGCTTCTGTGACGTTCTTAATCAGCAGATCCTGTGTGTTGCTGGAGTCATTAAACACAAACCAGTAACGTGTAAGAGCACTACCACTTATTTCAGAAAAGACCCAATCTTTACTCGAGAACATGAAACGAGGTTGATTTTGATGTGAGCAGTTTCTAAACCACACTGTATTAAATCCACTTTTCCTACCACAGTCGCAGTAGAGAGTGACGTCGTCTCCTCGTCTGACTCTCATCTCCACTTCTGCTCCAGAGATCCTCTTCTGACTGGAGAACACAACACCTGCAACACAACATCACACTTTACATTACACTAAGGAGGGTGTACAAACTTCTACACAACCCTAGTTCAGTCTCAAAACACACTTTGGAAATGTAGAAAGTGTGTAAAAGTTAAATGTGACTTACACACGAGAGCGATGAGAGCGACTCTTGATGTCTCCATCTCAGACACTGGTGCTGAGCGGCTCGTGCTGCTGAAGCTCTTTCATGCGGTTGTGTGttctttaatctgattggtccacGTCAGTGGAAAactgctctctcgctctctcttgcAGCTCATTGGTTGCGGTTAAACTGTGATGTTTAGTCAGAAATGCACAAACAATGCCTTTTCTTTAGAACAGGCCTTTGATGTAGATAGAATCTTTAACACGATTGGTCAAAGCCAGTGGAACATTTTTTATCACCTTGGGGGTCGTGAATACAGGTTTGTGGCTAACAAACACTTTTTCTGTTCAAAACAAAAAGCCACTACTGCGGTTTAAAACTGCCTGCAGTGCCTTATTCatttagaagaaaaaatacAACTCAAATTCATCACAAAGCTTTATTGTGTCAGGAAATAGAAGTGCTGAATTTAAACTCAGTTCAGATTTGTAAACTTTTATACCAGATTAGATTTACTTTCACTTTAAGTGGGCCTGTAAAAATGTTACTTATCTTTGTTGAAATCTGACGTCACTGAAACTTCAGAGTCACGTGACAGATCAGTAATATGTACACTCATATGATGTATAATTACAAAGTCATTATTGTAACCAACTCTGTCTTTTCTTGGGTAAGAAAATAGAGATTTACATTCTTATAATgtgattaaattttattaaataaaagtttttaataCAGTTATTTAAGGCATTAAAGAACATTTAAGTGCCTCTATCCCGTGTGTGTTTTAGCTGATCCAAGATCAGTGTCTCTGTTATTAATGGCTTTGATCATTTGACTTCTACAGTGTAAAGCTGATGTTAGATCAGTAAGTAAAGATGCACAGGAAGTGGCTTTAGCTGCCAGGGCCTGAGAGAACAGAGCATAGATTCCTGTGTGCATGtacagaggggtgtgtgtgtgtgtcttgtggtTGTGTGTTTCTCAGAAACTGAAAGGTGTTTTGGTTCTTTGTGTTTATGAAGTGACCGTCTCTAACCACAAAAACTTTccattgtctgtgtgtgtgtgtgtgtgtgtgtttctcagaaaCTGAAAGGTATTTTGAGGTGCCAGTGATGCAGAAGAACAAGGACCACACTAAGTGTTAAAGTTCATCATtacaacatttattatattaagtTCAGGTATTGtagctgacctttgacctcagtTAAAAGCATCAGTTCTGTCTCAGTGTTTCTGTAGCAGCAGCAAAACTGTTCACACACTGTTCACTCACCAGCACTAACTAATGTTTAAATCAGATCCTGGATCAGTTTTATCACTTTAACCAGCTCTATATGTTCAGTCTGCACAGTGAAGAACAGATCTGAGATCAGTGAttacaggaggtgtgtgtgtgtgtgtgtgtgtcctgagcTGCAGGGCCTCACTGTGGGTTTCCTGTCTTgttgctcacacactctcagtgtttaagagaagaggagagattttaataatatttatattagtatattagttatattctaatatttattaatagttgtttatatataataactgTTTTAATAATCTGATATGTTCACTAACTATTTTAGTAAGAcatgtcatgtgtgtgtgtgatatcagtGTTTGTGCACATACaggaagtgagagtgtgtgtgtgtgtgtgcttgaggTTCAGAAGTGTATTGAACTCATTGATCCTCTGTAGTCTCAAGTTGAAGGTAAAATCCCACAAGCAGTAACTTTATTTGGACGTACTGCAGGTTCTGTGTTATACATTATTCAGAcatgattagatttttttttttattcacacgAACGAGAGGTTTTTCTCTCATGCATGTGCGAGCAAAACAACCATGCAGGCAGTAAACTGATCTGAGGAGTGAACTGGGAATGCTCGAGCTGCGAGGTGGCATCACTACATTAGCTTAAAGGCGCTGAGTCATGATACCCAACGCTGGATGGAAGCTGGATGGAAGTCTCTGATTCTGAAAGGACTACTGAAGGCTATAAAAGGTGTTTGAGGTGACACTCCACCCTCCATCTCTAACTGAACGCGTCCACTGAATAGCTTAAGAGGGTTCCATTTATCTGGTTAGTAATAGTGGAACTAAATACAGACTACTGGTTGGTTTACATGCCCCCTGAAGACCAACAAGCTGATTCTGGATGTCCTAAACCCTGTGCAGCTTTCACTGAGAACCTGCAACCTTCCAGTAGCTCAATAGTCCTGAGATCTCACCAGCACTACTGCCGTTTTGCAGCACGTAGCTGGAGGACGGAGGCACTTCACGCTTGTCTCAGATCATGAGATCATGATTGGTATTGAATGGAATCGACAGTTCCTGGGTAGGTTCTGCACCCAGACAGTGAGCCCAAGGACAGcaataaaacaacaaagcaTGTGCAGACAAGGCtgactgtaaacacacatgatAGAGAGGTTACAATTACAGTAAGCTTAGGAGTGAAGAGTGAAGAAGATGACAGATAAGGAGAAAAATTCTTGCTCATTCTAACGCAACTCTATTATTTCCCACGCAGACCTCCCAGAAGATGCTCAGCCTCCAGCTCAGTGCTGAAACTTCACACCCAAACGTCTGAGCCACCACATGAGAGCAACCTGATCACTGCTCTGCCCTGATGCTGGAACTAACAAACAGCTCATGGCAGGTTCAGGATCATCCCAAACCCTCCTTCTCCACTAACGCACTCACCCtcactcctcttcctctctcccagACAGTTTAAATTCCTCAAACACCTCTCTTGTTGGTGTGATTTGTGTTCATGTTAAAAAGTTATCATgttatatatttcaatatatatgTAGTGATAACAGTTTAATcaatttcagtattttatttaatctaaaaATAATGAACCAGACATAAAACCATGAAGCACAAGCAGCAAGCATTTAAACTTCATTTCACTCTGGATGATTAATGTCATTAAGGATGTAAAAACAGTTTATCAAAATCATACACTGTGATGTAATACACATTTCATTAACGCCTCCTCAGCATCCCTCAGTTCTCTCAGTTCTGACCTCTGAATATGTGCTGAAATCAGAGTGCTGaactctcttcttcttcctcttcgtcttcttcttctcaatGTTCTGGATGTCCAAAGCGGCGTAACAGACCTCATCTTCTCCAACCTCATCACATCTCCGAGTCGTCCTTTTGTCACTTCCTGCCAGATCAGCTTTGGCTTTTGCTGTGAATGAAATAAAGCCATCTTAAAGTAGTGAAACAATTTGCTAAAGATTATTGAAAGCTGTCTGTCTGAAGCCACGCCCCAAATACTTAAGATAAAATGCCTAAATGGTGATCAGAGACAGAATTTTCTGAATTGGCCGacaaaatgattgacaggtgagtaGAGACGCCTCCTTGATGGCGAAGAGAAGACTTAATTCCTGTTGTATTTAATGCTGAAACAGTGTTAGTGAttagagcgagtgtgtgagtacctTTAGTGGTGCAGAGGCAGTACACACAGATGGAGGAGAGGAGTGAGgagaggagaacacacacaacacacacactgaacaccagcttcCAGCTAACACTCGGCTCAGATACACTCGGGGTCGGGGTGCTTGGAGAGAGAGTTAAGCATGGAGAGACCTTCTCTGATGAAAACacataatatttcaaaatatcagCAAAGACAATAAAACTTGAGCAATAAGTGAGTGAAGGAATTATCAGACAATCTTACCGAGTAGAGAGAGTCGAGTGGATCTGTTTCCGTAATGATACACATCACTGATGATGATGCCATTGTTATcctttgaaatatttttctcaTGTAGAGCGCAGTAGTACAGGCCCTGATCTGCTTCTGTGACGTTCTTAATCAGCAGATCGTGTGTGTTGCTGGAGTCATTAAACACAAACCAGTAACGTGTAAGAGCACTACCAGGTATTTCATAAAGGCTCCAATCTTTATTTGAGATCATGAAACGAGGATGATCCTTTTCTGAGCAGTTTCTAAACCATGCTGGAATAAATCCAACTTTCCAAACACAGTCGCAGTAGAGAGTGACGTCGTCTCCTCGTCTGACTCTCATCTCCACTTCTGCTCCAGAGATCCTCTTCTGACTGGAGAACACAACACCTGCAACACAACATCACACTTTACATTACACTAAGGAGGGTGTACAAACTTCTACACAACCCTAGTTCAGTCTCAAAACACACTTTGGAAATGTAGAAAGTGTGTAAAAGTTAAATGTGACTTACACACGAGAGCGATGAGAGCGACTCTTGATGTCTCCATCTCAGACACTGGTGCTGAGCGGCTCGTGCTGCTGAAGCTCTTTCATGCGGTTGTGTGttctttaatctgattggtccacGTCAGTGGAAAATATCCCCTGCTCTCTATTGGCTTCATGCTTGCGGTGTGACGTTTAGGGTTTTAAAATGAAGACTGTGATGTAGATAGAATCTTTAACACTATTGGTCAGAGCCAGTGGAACATTTTTTATCACCTTGGGGGTCGTGAATACAGGTTTGTGGCTAACAAACACTTTTTCCGTTCAAAACAAAAAGCCACTACAGCGGTTTTAAACTGCTTGCAGTGCAAAAATGATCTTCCTTCTATAACTTGATCAGGTTCAGTACAGAGCTTTATCGTCTCAGGAAATAGAAGTCAGCTGACTTTTGAATTCTTGCAAGCTTCAGATTTGTAACATTTAGGACCAGATATTTAGTTTCCCTTAAAGTCGGCTTCTAGAAATGTTACTTACGTTTGATTAAATCCATCATCACTTAAATATCAGAGCCACATGACAGATCAGAAATATATCCACTCATATGATGTACAATAACAAGGTCATTTTTTGTACCTAGTTCTGTCCTAAGTGACTTAAGATTTAACCTTCAGGGTGTAAAACAGATCTGAGATCAGTGACTGAAGGAGGGGAGTGATGTAGAAGACTGAATTACTCAGAATTACTGAGGCGCAGGGCCTCACTGTGGGTTTCCTGTTTCAGCGAGACTGAAGTTGCTCACTTGCTTGTCCATGTACGTCTGCtccatttatattattttttacttattattatctttatctAGATCATGTCTGGATCTCCTGTCAGAGCAGGAGAGCATATGATCTACGTTAGCTTACTCAGCCCAGAAGAGGGTTTTATGGCTACACAAAGTGAACTCAGGTGACAGTAAATGAGGATAGCTCAGGGAGCATGAATACCTTCTGATGCTTAGCTACTCGGTGGTGGTGATAGACAATAGCACAATAAATACACGTTGCATTCACTGGGGAGGGTTTGTTGGACCCTTTCATGACCTGACTGAGGAAAGATGTGTGTAGTCATcaagatgaggatgggttccctttagagtctggttcctctcaaggtttcttcctcatatcttctcagggagtttttcctcaccaccatcttctcaggcttgctcattagggataaattcacatatttacaatttattttgatttaatttaatgtgcatgtatttatttctgtaaagctgctttgtgacaatgtccatcgtTCAAAGCGGTATACGactaaaaatgaattgaattgaattttttttgcactt
It encodes the following:
- the LOC128317650 gene encoding uncharacterized protein LOC128317650 gives rise to the protein MLLTEVKDGDIKSRSHRSRVCCVLQSEEDLWSRSGDESQTRRRRHSLLRLCNTQDLLIKNVTEADLGLYYCALHETNISKDKNGVIISRDVYHYGNRSTRLSLLAEPCRSVCEPSVSELSVSWKLVFSVCVVCVLLSSLLSSICVYCLCTNTTKGTHTLALITNTVSALNTTGIKAAVGKSFVGQQHLHTTEISEFTSHHSAVEFWIVIGQKLLMNFL
- the LOC117596328 gene encoding uncharacterized protein LOC117596328 → METSRVALIALVCVVFSSQKRISGAEVEMRVRRGDDVTLYCDCVWKVGFIPAWFRNCSEKDHPRFMISNKDWSLYEIPGSALTRYWFVFNDSSNTHDLLIKNVTEADQGLYYCALHEKNISKDNNGIIISDVYHYGNRSTRLSLLEKVSPCLTLSPSTPTPSVSEPSVSWKLVFSVCVVCVLLSSLLSSICVYCLCTTKAKAKADLAGSDKRTTRRCDEVGEDEVCYAALDIQNIEKKKTKRKKKRVQHSDFSTYSEVRTERTEGC